AGTCAAAACCGCACAATCAAGATCtctttcattaattatatatcatcaaGCCTGATAATAGCATAACCCAACAAACCAAGTCAAATCTCAGCCATGATCTCCAAATATTGTTGCAACTTTCATCCACATAGAATTCTTTTACTTGATATCACAAATTCATGGAAACTAAATGAAGCTCACCACTACttgataaaacaaataaaatcctAATATCTAAGGATTGGAAGTCTTACACTACCAAGCATAGAAAGTCTATGGAGAAAACATCCTTCAAGTGACATAGATGAACCTATGAATACAGGGGAAAAGATGCACAAGTAATACCTGTTCAGTACGGCGGGGGCTATAGATCGATCGAGAACCTTTTGACTCCAATACAGAAAAGTATATCTCGTCTTTTGAGAGCAAAAAATGAGCACAATAGCTTTCGAGAGGATCTGAGCTACCATaaataatctgaaatttaaaaagGCATAGTCAAACGACAGGGCTCGACCGCTGCATTCACTCAAGGATACGGTACCTCTGCTAACTCTTCTGGCGTCACAGGTTTGttcttctcaagcaactccatCCAAGCAAACTCAAGCAGTTGAGTATCCTGCATCAAAATAATAACTACAAGCTCATTCATGTAACATGACAACCTCATCTTAGAGTAGAACCcccagaaaaagaaaaaaaaagcaggTTTCTAAAACCTTTGACAATCAGTAATTAGCATTACGTACCAAGTTATCCTGAGCCCTCTGGAGGAAATCAGTAAGCTCTGTatggttaaaattataaagaccTGGGACGATGTAGGTAATTTGCTGCGGTTTGATGGAAGAAGAAACACCATTCTGCACCATTAAAGTGTGAATAAGTCAAACGATCTGCAGCAAGGTCAATATGTATGAGTACAAGTGAAACCTGATCAAAGACCATCCAGTTCTTCTTGCCATCAGGTCTATGAGTGACTGCCAACAACACCCTTTCTGGATCCTTCTTGAACTCCAGAAGCAAACCCGCCTCTAGCTCTTGGTTTACTAGCTTATCCTCAACAACCTCTCCGTAGCTTGTTAATTTCACCCTACAGTTTCATCTAATCCTCGTTTAATTCAAGATTTCTAGTTCAAGTTTTGCTGATAATACACAGAAGAAAGGATAGTGAAACGTACTTGACACTGGCGCGAACGCTGATTCGGCTTCGCTTGCGCCTGCTGACTGATTCGAGCTCTTGGGAAACACTTTCCACGAGGCTATGAATGCACGCCGAGCAGCTCGGTGCATCGCCGCCGCCGGTGTTCTGTCGCAGTGGAGGAAAACCAAGCCCTGATTTCGAGAATTCGCGGAGATGAGACGATCTGAGTCGCTGAATACGGTGGCGAAATAGAGAGACGGGAGGAGCGCAGCCGGTGGTGGCGGTGCGGATGATGAAGCAACCGTTAATTGCCCTCACCGACATCATCTTCGTAGCTGAAGGTGAAGACGCCACCGAACGCTAAGGTTCGAtaacggaagaagaagaacaaatcgTTCTCTCTGGTTCATGTGGCGATAGAAAGGCAAGTGAAGCGGGTGTGATAGAAACTGGATATTCAAGTTTCGCCCCTACTTTCTTATTAATTCACATATCTTCCccgtatttttatgttttgctaTTTTGGCCCAAACTTCTTTGAATTTACAAGAATGTGACTAATTTTATAGACTCTTTTTTATTGAACCCggagattttattttaaaaggttTGGTACATTACAACACAAATTATTCAGTTGCAATAGAGATAGAAGATCTAAAAACGAGCGGTGACTTGAGAGAAGAGAGCCTTGAAGTCATTGGTGGGAGAACTGGTTCCCTCTGGTTTTGAACCGAGATCAAATGCTTTATTCTTAGCTTCCTCGAACAGCAATgcctgtattttttttatacaattgAAAAACTCGAGGAAAGAATGGGGTAAACTTGATATTTAAAATGACGAAGCTGGTGAGAGCAAACCTGAATGCAGACTTCAGCAACATCAGCCCTGGGGACGGTTTTGGTGTCTGTTTGAAGAAGCTCATCGTCTTTGCCAACTAGGAGCTCTCGTGCACCTCCTTCTTTGTCTAGAAGTCCTCCAGCTCTATTTTCCATCAACAGACAAAGTTTGAGAAAATTAAGACACCCATGAGATCATAAGAAAGCTTCTTCATCAGTTTTAAAATCTAGAGAATTTGATGTTAATTTCAACAATAACAAGCATTAGAGCGAGTTTGTTTGTTACCTGATTATTGTGTAAGGAGTTCCAGAATCAGCAAGGTACTGTTCAGCTTTCCTCTTCCAAATCTGAGCCCACATGAGGTAGCCAAAAGGTTATTAGGCGTATTATAAGAAACCAAACTCAATtaggaaagaaagaagaaacaaaagagcAAACCAGTATGTTCCCATTTCCCAGTTTGTTGAGAGGATGATCAGGATTTGTTCCACCCATGGACCCAACCAAGACAATATGCTTAACACCAGCAGCCTTGGCTGTTCACAGAAGCAAGCTCACCAAAATAAGGCACTCTATACTTCTTAACAAGACAAACACAAGTAACAAGAGAGGATGAACATACCAGCATCTATTTGGTTCTTCTGGCCAATCCAATCAACCTACACACAAAGAAAAAGACAATCCAAGCTGAAATTTTGAAGGATTTACCAgctatttttttcaattaccTGTTCAGGGTATTGTCCATCATCGAAAATGAACTCAGGTCTTCCACCTTTAGTGGGATCAAACCCAGGTTTCATCTTGGGCACAGCGCTAGTGAGAATCACAAGCGCATCGATCCCTTGAATCGCAGGGGTAATGCTATCAGCATCCCTTATATCACCAATGAACACATCATCTTCTCCTCCAATCTTCTCTTTCCCTTGAGGAGTTCTCACTAACCCCTTCGCCACAAACTTGTCTGACCTCTCCTTCAGCTTCTTGTACACAATCTGACCTATCAATTCAATTCCATTAAAACAATCACCAAGCTAAACAAGATCATCATcacataaaagaaaagaaaaaaaaaaaaagaatcatcaTCACATGCATAAACCACACATTCAGAATCACAACGAGGATAGTGGATCATAAGCCTCCACTATAATCTAAAAGAGAACTAAAATGAAAATTGACAGCAGCGAAACGAAAGAGTGAGTACCTGTTTTGCCACTAGCGCCGGTAACGAGAACGGTGGGGAGATTCGCCATTGAAGAAACTCTCGATGCTCTAGAATTTTCCGATTACTACAAAAGAAAACGCTTCGAAGCCATTAAAGAAGAAGCGATCGGTACGAGCATTAATGACCGTCAGATGTTTCGACAGTTTGTTGTTGAGCGTTGACACGTGTCAATTGATTAGTGGTGAAATTACTGACACTCTTACTAATCTCTTTATTGCATTTGGGCCCAACTTCTATTGTGTTCAGCTATGGGCCAGATACGTTCATTTATGGGTATCGATCATTTTGAATATGTAACTACCTGCCGTTTTCCCTAGACTCGTCATTCTTAAAAACGACAAGTCTTTTTAGGGTGCGAAAGGTGTTCCTTCGTTTTCGGCCATGAAATTATTTGTTCTGAGCATATTCTGAAACAACTGTCACTGAACTGTCAAGTCTGTCttgtttgtattttaataaagaaaagaaaatcatacTCTCACTTAAATAATCTTTGCTTAAGCCAATATCAAGTTATCAACTCATAGtagatttttaaactaatatttatttactaataCAGTAATCATATTGGATACGACTGTATCAGCAAAATTTAGCATGTAGCTGTActttgttaaataaaataaagaatatccgatcataaaaatatttatgtaatggaaaaagaatatcaaataataatacGATGGTATGGTGAGATCTTATTAATATCtagaaaatctatattttagttTCTTGAAGTGTATATTGAAATTATTCGGATCAAGCGTATTGACTAGTTTTATATTCCACTCGACTGGGAGATTTTTAGTTTATGTATTTCTCTTGCAAACTAGATGGAGATTATTTTCtgcttttatttaaatttataaacacgACTCGAGAAACAAAAATGACATAACGTCATTTGAAAAAAGATTGAAAATGACAGTGGATGAAAATTAGGTACAACGGTGAAACAGTCCTAAGCTGTAACAGGTGTCTCAACGGCGACCTTGCCGGAATATCCAACATCAACCGATTTTCTGTCCGATTTCCATAACTCCGGTATTGCCTCCTTCATGTTGTGAATGTTTTCCAAGACGTAATCTGCTCCTTTGACTTTGTTTGATGCACCAACCTGAAAACAACAACCTCAAGTGTCAACTGCAAATTCGGTTTGATTAGTTTAGATTCCTGTTTGGTTTAACGAAAGTAATCATACCAGAACCGTGTCGAGACCAACGCGTTTTCCAGCTTGTACATTTCGAACACTGTCCTCAAAGAACAGCTGCGatgacaaataaataaaactttagtTCTGCTGTCCTCGTTTTTCGAAAATcggaaaataattatttaaaatttcggTTAGCTATACCGTTCGGTTAGGGTCAATATTGGCGATTTCGAGAGCTTTCTCAATAGCGGCTTCGGACGGTTTACACACGATAGGCGTTTTCGGGAGTAAACTAACCGGTTCAGACCGGTCGAAATGTCCAACGATATCAAAAATCTCGGTATCTCCAGACGCAGCATTTGTGTGCGTCGGGTTAAGCGTTTCGAAACATATGATCCCTTCGAAACAATCCTCTAATCCCAGCCTCTTCAACGCCTTGACCGCGTGAACTCTATCCGCGTTTGTAAATATCTAACAACCGAGGAAAACGTGGTTTAGCTATTTAtcaaaactatataataatatagtGCATGGTATTAATTAAATGTATCACGTACGACTTTTCGTAGAGGAAGGCTAAGCAAGAGGCTTCGAAGAACAGGGTCGGGTTTTATGTTGTCGTACGGTAAACGACCGTGGACGAAGCTATGGTATTCATCGTAGTCAAAGTCATATCCGATCGCCTGAAACAATAAGACGTATCGGGCTAATTAGGATAATACGtcttaaaaatgtatatacaaAACAATTGAATATTGATCACGTACTCTAAGACCGGCCATTGTTGTTCCATAG
This genomic stretch from Brassica napus cultivar Da-Ae chromosome C9, Da-Ae, whole genome shotgun sequence harbors:
- the BNACNNG03600D gene encoding uncharacterized protein C24B11.05, which translates into the protein MQIAFSDRKEPERVSYINSFYDSLYPSPAPFSLLTYSALSSSASASFCSKLKRMEFENRYGIATTQKYDCLLFDLDDTLYPLSTGIARECGQNIKDYMVEELGIPKDKIVELSNLLYKNYGTTMAGLRAIGYDFDYDEYHSFVHGRLPYDNIKPDPVLRSLLLSLPLRKVIFTNADRVHAVKALKRLGLEDCFEGIICFETLNPTHTNAASGDTEIFDIVGHFDRSEPVSLLPKTPIVCKPSEAAIEKALEIANIDPNRTLFFEDSVRNVQAGKRVGLDTVLVGASNKVKGADYVLENIHNMKEAIPELWKSDRKSVDVGYSGKVAVETPVTA
- the LOC106372572 gene encoding uncharacterized protein At5g02240 produces the protein MANLPTVLVTGASGKTGQIVYKKLKERSDKFVAKGLVRTPQGKEKIGGEDDVFIGDIRDADSITPAIQGIDALVILTSAVPKMKPGFDPTKGGRPEFIFDDGQYPEQVDWIGQKNQIDAAKAAGVKHIVLVGSMGGTNPDHPLNKLGNGNILIWKRKAEQYLADSGTPYTIIRAGGLLDKEGGARELLVGKDDELLQTDTKTVPRADVAEVCIQALLFEEAKNKAFDLGSKPEGTSSPTNDFKALFSQVTARF